The genomic segment TCGGATAATGAAATTTGCAATGTGGTCAGCTGTAACAGTCCTGCACGAGCCTGTCAGGAACTCCTGACCCTTGCTGAGAAAAATGGAACGGATGACAACCTCTCGGTTCAGATTATTTTAGTCGAAGAAGTGGAGGAGGTGCTTTATTATAAAGGTCTTCCTGTCTTTAGCAATAGAACTCGCGAACCTCGAAGTTCAAATAATGAAATCCGATCTGGGGAAGTTTTGGATGAACGTTTCCTGATTACCGAAATGGTGAGTCGGGGTGGCATGGCCACGATTTATAAGGCGCTGGATCAAACAAATCAGCAAACTGTAGCCATCAAAATTCCTCACATGCAGTTTGAAAGTGATCCCGGTTTTTTTTCACGCTTTGAAAGAGAAGAAGAAATTGGAGAAAAACTCCATCATCCCTATATCCTGGAATTTATAGCGGTCGAAAAAAAAAGCAGACCTTACATTGTTACCGAATATTTGCGGGGCTATACCCTGGCCCATCTGCTGCATAGTGTTTCTCCTCTTCCCGTTCGAGATGCGCTGAAGATTGCCAGCCGGGTTTGCGAGGCCCTGGATTACATGCATTCCAAGGGAGTGACCCATCGGGACCTCAAGCCACAAAACATCATGATTTGTTATGATGGTTCTATTCGCATCATGGATTTTGGAATTGCCAAAGGAGGATCCGGAAGAAGAATTACTTTTTCGGGTTTTACTCCTGCCATGGGCACTCCAGATTACATGGCCCCTGAACAAGTAAAAGGGAAACGGGGAGATGTGCGGACCGATATTTATAGTCTGGGTGCCATCCTTTATGAAATGCTCACAGGACATGTGCCTTACGAAGGAGGAGACAATCCTTTTATTGCCATGAATGCCCGTCTGACGAGTGATCCTCCCGCCCCTCGTAAAATGAACCCGGAGCTGTCTGAGCAGGTCGAAGAAATGATTTTGCATGCCCTGGAACGAGAACCCGAAAGGCGTTATGCCTCTGCCCTGCTTTTTAAAGCGGAACTGGAAAATCCGGAGCAGATAAAACTTACGGGTCGAGTCGAACGCCTGCACAGTGTCAAGATCTGGAAGCCACATCGTCCCTGGAAGAAAATTTTAATTTTATCCATTTCTATTCCCTTGGGAATTCTCCTTCTCTTTATCCTCCTGATGCATTTTTCTCCTCACAGGCACCCTTAGTCTGATGCTGAAGGATGCAGTCGCTTATCTTTTGTGCAGCCTCTGCAGAAGATTTTTTGTTACCTTTTTGATTTTACCTTTAATTTTTAAACGCTTCCGACTTTTTTAGCCTTGGTACATTGTTTGCTCCTTTAGCGCTTGCAGTTCCTTCGTATTCATTTTTATTTTTGGGAGAAGTCATGCGTCAAGGCCTGGGAGGCAACAAACTCAAACGTTTTCTTGAAAAGATGCACGAGGCAGAATGGCGACGTTATGGCTATCTTTTGTTTGCGGGAAAGTGCCTGGGCCTGGCACTGCTCTTGGGTTGTATTTATTTTGTCTCTACTTTTATTGGCACAGAGGCGCAGGCGGAAGATGTAGCCCCAGTACTTAGCGGAAATGCTATTGTGAATCCTATCAATACCGTCTGGACCTTAGTGGGCGCCTTTCTGGTGTTTGGGATGCAAGCCGGTTTTACCATGCTGGAGGCCGGTTTTTCTCGTTCTCGAGAAACAGTCAACGTGTTGATGGAGTGTGTGGTCGACACCTGCCTTTGTGGACTTCTCTTTTATGCCTTTGGATTTGCCTTCCTGTTTGGTTCGGGCAGTCCCTGGATTGGGAAAGAGTTTTTCTTTCTTCAGCATATTCCAGCGACCTATGGAACCAGTGGAGTGGCATTCTTGGCCTTCTTTCTTTTTCAATTTGCCTTTGCCGATACCTGTTCCACCATTACCTCGGGGGCCATGATCGGCAGAACCGGATTTTTAGGGGATCTGCTCTACAGCGTGGTGGTTTCAGGTTTCATTTATCCTATCCTGGGTCACTGGGCCTGGGGTCCTGATGGTTTCCTCGCTCTCATGGGAAGCCCAGGAAATTTTTTTCCTGGCTTAGGGATCGGCTTTCACGATTTTGCAGGCTCTACCGTCGTTCACACCATCGGCGGTTTTGTAGCCCTTGCTGGGTCTATCGTGTTGGGTCCTCGTTTGGGCCGTCGCTTTAAAAGCGAAGGGGGCGGACCAATGCTGCCTCATGATTTGACGATGGCCACCGTCGGCGGACTGATCCTCTGGTTTGGCTGGTATGGCTTTAATCCAGGAAGTACGCTTTCGGCGATGGATTTTGAAGGCATTGGACGGGTTGCGACCAACACCACGCTTGCCGCTTGTGCCGCTGGACTGGTCGCCATGCTTTTTGCTTATCCAAAAACAAAAATTTGGGATGTGAGCTTTACGGT from the Deltaproteobacteria bacterium genome contains:
- a CDS encoding ammonium transporter; translation: MRQGLGGNKLKRFLEKMHEAEWRRYGYLLFAGKCLGLALLLGCIYFVSTFIGTEAQAEDVAPVLSGNAIVNPINTVWTLVGAFLVFGMQAGFTMLEAGFSRSRETVNVLMECVVDTCLCGLLFYAFGFAFLFGSGSPWIGKEFFFLQHIPATYGTSGVAFLAFFLFQFAFADTCSTITSGAMIGRTGFLGDLLYSVVVSGFIYPILGHWAWGPDGFLALMGSPGNFFPGLGIGFHDFAGSTVVHTIGGFVALAGSIVLGPRLGRRFKSEGGGPMLPHDLTMATVGGLILWFGWYGFNPGSTLSAMDFEGIGRVATNTTLAACAAGLVAMLFAYPKTKIWDVSFTVNGFLAGLVAITCPCYWVSPTGSIAIGGIAGVVVILAVDLLEWLKIDDPIGAVPVHGICGIWGTLSLGFFACGKYGLSGPLAADNSAPLTGLFYGGGTQVLLAQALGSFIVTATTFISALLVMYAINAMGILRVSEEGELRGLDVHEHGISAYPEYVINSFATPHGSLKSKGDRVQKRDE
- a CDS encoding bifunctional protein-serine/threonine kinase/phosphatase; its protein translation is MELNYSALSSAGPVRANNEDCIAYWKPESLDEQRFRGAIAILADGVGGHGKGEVASQLAVATVLKVFQESQDLSSSQQLLAEAFTRANTAVYDQGMDHHSPLRMATTLAAVVFRGNQICVGNVGDSRVYIIRKGQIKQVSTDHSYVAMQHKLGLINDEEARHSENRSILTRSIGHDAITRVDFEEETIFPGDHILLCSDGLHAYVSDNEICNVVSCNSPARACQELLTLAEKNGTDDNLSVQIILVEEVEEVLYYKGLPVFSNRTREPRSSNNEIRSGEVLDERFLITEMVSRGGMATIYKALDQTNQQTVAIKIPHMQFESDPGFFSRFEREEEIGEKLHHPYILEFIAVEKKSRPYIVTEYLRGYTLAHLLHSVSPLPVRDALKIASRVCEALDYMHSKGVTHRDLKPQNIMICYDGSIRIMDFGIAKGGSGRRITFSGFTPAMGTPDYMAPEQVKGKRGDVRTDIYSLGAILYEMLTGHVPYEGGDNPFIAMNARLTSDPPAPRKMNPELSEQVEEMILHALEREPERRYASALLFKAELENPEQIKLTGRVERLHSVKIWKPHRPWKKILILSISIPLGILLLFILLMHFSPHRHP